The Colletes latitarsis isolate SP2378_abdomen chromosome 1, iyColLati1, whole genome shotgun sequence genomic interval taaatcacagacgaacctgatgcgaaatcagggagctgtaggatgcggacgaacctgatgcgtaatcagggagccgctaggatggtaatagattgcgtggacgaactcgatgcgtaatcgaggagccactaggttgtaagagtttATATTTGGATttaggatgtgttaattgaactcgtaactttgaattattaaatataatataacccgagcggtaaggttatattataatgggaacgtttaactaataataatcgctttatacagggtgttcggccacccctgggaaaaatttacatgagcgattctggaggccaaaataagacgaaaatcaagaataccaattagttgatggaggcttcgttacaaagttattaacgtttaaagttccgcctgcctGTAGAATgacaatctgcgtacagctgcgttcgcgcggaaggttgcggcaggccagtgctagtggttctcacgcagcatgaaaaactctacttaccgacgttatcgacagccttagatttttgtccacttatggaaatgcgaacaccttacgttgaataagattcaacctgtcttatgaaaatccagaagggcatatcaaaactcgcccgacgagattttcacagagaaagggtgaatgtcacttgcCATACCACAACGTTGTGCACATAAATCACCCACAAGctatcatacacgccccacgatTGTCCACACTGTCCGCAAGTATCCACAAAATAATGCTTTCTGGCACTGACCATTATGCAATTAAATGAACACGCACTgcgattatgttattcgtgagtgactatgtgtacgtgtacCACGATTCTCCagaattacttacgaatagaactgttattaatttttcaaatacactttaatttaaaaatgtaaaaaggaatcataggataaatgaaattttcgcatcgatttgcgttcacgtcgaagaatgtaacggtactagcagctgactgtgccatcgatcgacgaggttctgagaacaAATGCCGAAAAGGACCCCGATTCTACGTCACTCGCCTCGCTTATcaatctcacacacacacacatacacacaaacaCATGCCTGCAGAACAGTAGAAAAACAGCGATCGCATACTAACGCGTAAGAGGTAACACGAATGCACACAAACAGGCAGAATTCAATGTTTAGTTCCGacagtttttcgaaaatatctcgaaaactaaggccgagcggcggttatatgtataggaaaaagttgttcaaaatgttgatttctataacatattcaaaaatcatTGAAATCGGAAGTACCGTAcgtaatctaaataattaccaatttttttttcattatgggtactttgcttatgtgcgcctagatAGGTCGGAAAATGAAAATGCCTGGGtagtcgagaatctcggctcgagattccaaatcgtatgccgttgacaggaggtcggatttcagttgttaagagcgagaaggcaaatgtgagcctttctttctcgactcccacgaggcagtCCGAAATTACtacgggcagcttcggagaatcgagaaagagggcatgcgtcagtttgcctttgtcgactttccgaaactctatgagctcgcgtacgcgtgatctggcatagtgtgagagagcacctttggtgcacttctggcacctttgCCAGGGCTCCAATCGCCGCGGGCAGAGCTTTAGAGTATCTCACGAGTACACAGTTAGTTCGTTCCAAAATATCTAGAAAAAGCGCTCCTCAAAAAATACCGACTAGCTGTAGTTTCAACGTGATTCGATTACCGTGTAGTCGAACAGTGTATCCGTGATACACTGACCGAACGATCACCTACGACGTTCAACATTCGCCAAATTAATATCGTAGGGCCGGCAAGCCCGTAGGATATTTGTGCCAGAGCCACACTCAAGAGGTCAAAGAGCTGCACTTTGCCGACCTCTGGGATAGAGGAACAGGAGTTTAAAAGGAGACTGATTACAAGGTAaatggttttcttttcgtcggccttatGACCGattgtttattacaaaaatgtaaattaaataaaaacaaagaAAACCAAAAAGAAATAAGAATATAAGTGAAATAGGAAAATCAGTGACAAAACCACCTCTAGAAGAGGTTCTGTCTTTTCTAAAAGGTATAAATCCCGTAATTTGAAAACTATCATCCGCTCTAAGCCATGTTTCCACTGCAATAAATACGTCGAAGTATTCAATAATAGTTTCCActtccaatttttttttttgtacacttCTGGTAttccaaaataaaatttttaatttcaaagggTTTAATGACATGgaatataatttgtttattattttgtatattaattAGTGTTGCCGTCAGTAAGTAAAGCTTCTTCTTCTTCGCACAAAGTACCTGCGGTCGACTCTTGCATTCGTTTCTTTATCCTGACAATACGACTTTTTAAACCTCGATCGTCTAGGTAGCTGTATACTTCAGTTAGCATGTCAATTAGGGATGGAAAATCAGCTGTGAACTTTTCGGCAATGTTTTTGACATTGAACTTGCCACGTGTTTCTGACATAAATTGAGAGAATTTTACAAAATCAAGCGGTTACTTCTCAGCATTTTTCTCTATAAACTCTCTAGCAGGTTCTAGTTTATCCATTATATCAAAAGCAGGGATCAGCTCGTCGTTCGATGTTTCCTGAGTTgcttttatctttttttttcactatTCATTCCTTTTTATTTTCAGTTTTTGAAGAAATGTTGTCGCTTGTTATGCTAGTGCAATTCGAGCTTGAAGTGAAGGGTCGAGGTCTCTTATTAGCTCCATTTGATGGAGGCATATCTTGCTGAATTTGTTCACTAGTAACAGTTTTAGTCTGTTTATCGTCTAGTATAATATCTTCAGGAGAAGGTATTGGTGCGTCATTTTCAACAGTTCCATATTTACAGTGTTTGGCCGAATGACCCTCTTGTTTACAAAGGAAGCATGTGAGTTTTTCAGCCGAGAAATATATTCAATAGATCGTATCGTCAAAATTGATCTGTACTCATTTCGGTAGTTTAATTAAATCCTCTGGTTATATGTACATTTGCCTCCTAAAACTTAACACATGTGCATACCCTGGTGCATTTATAGCCGCTCTCACATTTATTTGTGACGTCAGCTCAATGTTAAATTTAGAAAGTTCCTTACTTATAACTTCTGaggtgttttttttctttttttcttttttttttttttaatgttttaaCGTCGCATCAACAACGTGGTTATTAGCGACATCGGTACAATTAACAGTAATTATAATAGTTTATTGAAAAGTCCAGTTTCTCTAAGAAATGAGAGTACGTTCCGCATTTTTTGACCGACGAGGTTGTCTTCGAGCTCAGGTTCCAAACTATGTTGCATACGGGTCCTTTTGTATTTGGAACAGCTTATCATAAGGTGTTCAATTGTCATTCTCTCAGAGCACTTATCACATATAGGTGCAGGGTCCCGTGACAATAAGTAAGAGTGAGTCATTCTAGAATGTCCGATTCTTATGCGTGTAATTATCACTTGTTCCCTTCTAGGTATCAttaattttctttcttcggTAGATTGATCAAAAAAGCTCACATTAAATCTTTTAATATGAGAAGGAGCTTtacatatccattcctcttcccatttcatttttagtttcattttaatttcttttagaaGGTCATCCATGGtaaaaagattttggattcCTGCTGTTAAACTAGTGGCCGCCTCCTTAGCTGCAGCATCAACTGTGTCGTTACCTTGTATTCCAACATGTGATGGAATCCATATGAATACTATTTCTTTATTCTGTTTGACTGCTTCGGCATgggtttctattatatataacaTGTTGTCATCCGTGTGTGACCGGTTTTGAATCGATGTTAAGACACTTTTAGAGTCTGTAAAGATGGCTATTTTTTTATTCGGTGCCTCATAAGCAAATTGAGCTGCTCTCTTGATTGCTAACAATTTTGCTGTATATCCTGATGCGAAAGTCGGTAGTTTGATCTTGAGGGTGAAAGAAGAGGCGAAAATTGCACAGCCCGTTCctgaattaaattttgatccaTCGGTATATACTATATGTAGGTAGCCATCATACTCACTAATAATCTAGTTGGCTAGAGATAAAAAGATATCTGGGTTGATTTCCGACTTTTTGTATATCTCGAGGTCATTACGAATTTTGAGGAGAGACAAAGTCCAAGGAGGATATTTAGGTAATCTTCTGAGGTTAGAGTGGCCTAATTTGATATTTAGTTCATTTTCATAACTACGGATTTTGTGATAGAGAGGTTTAGGAGCACTTACACGCAGTAAAAATTTGGTATAATTTCGATTTGAGAAGACATTCTGATAAACCGGCTTTGTAGGAGAGGCAGCAGACTTTATGGCATAAGAAATGCTAAGTAATTTTCTTCTGAAACTGAGAGAAGGTTTATTTGCTTCCTTTAATATACTTAGGATAGGGCTCGTTATGTACGCTCCAACAGATATTCTTAATGCTGTATGGTGAATTGCATCAAGTTTCTTAAGAACAGATTGTTTTGTTGAGCAATATATAATTGCGTCATAATCTAATTTTGATCTAATTAGCTTTGTATGTCTTCATTAGAATTTCTTTATCAGCACCCCAATTATTGGCTGCAAGAACCTTCAAAAAGTTTAAACGTTTGGTGCAGTCATTTTTGAGGTTCTCTATGTGAGCTTTCCATGTTATTCTGCTGTCAAAGGTTAACCCGAGTATTTTGATAGTGTTAATTTGTTGAATTTCAGTGTTTCCTAGGTAGAGTTTGATTTCTGGCGGTTCACGCTGTTTGGAGAAGGTTATTTCTGCTGTTTTGGAATTTGAGAATTTAAAACCGGATACTTTTGACCACTCATACAGTTTATTTAATGTCGTTTGTAGAATGCGCTGGGTTGTTTCAGAATTTCTTCCTTTGCAGAGAATTGAGAGATCGTCAGCATAGAGAAACGCTTTAACCGGCAGATCTACTATAGATAGAACTTGGTTAATTGTAATTAGGAATAAGGTAACACTTAGAACCGATCCTTGAGGGACCGCATTCTGTAGCACTATTGGATGTGAAAAACAGTTATTGATTTGGACTCTAATACGTCGCGtttctaaaaaattttcaataaagGAAAACATATTGCCGTAGAATCCATAATTTTTAAGGATTTCTAATATTCTTTTCCTGCAAGTTAAATCATATGCTTGCTTTTTCTATATCCATTGATATTAATGTTGTATGCTGATTATTTAATAGAGAATCACAGATGTTTGCTTGTATATTAATGAGTTGATCATAGGTAGAGAAAAAAGATCTAAATCCACTTTGGTAAGGCGATATTAGTTTATTAGATTCAAGAATCCACGTTAATCTGTTGTTGATAACTTTCTCCATTAATTTGCATAAGGTATTAGTTAAAGATATCAAGCGATAACTGTTTAGTGCTGTGGGTGATTTTCCAGGCTTCAGAATAGGAACAACTATAGCATCCTTCCAGCCTTCTGGAAAGACATTTTTTCCATATatagttaaataaatttaagatgTAGTGAAGTCCACTATTCAGAAGATTAATTAGTAGTTTGTTGGGATCCCGTCTGGGCCTGGGCTAGTGTCTTTACACTTAGCAAGAACTGTAGTAAGTTCTTCAAGTTTGATAAGATCATTAATGCACGTAAGATTCTCTATATTACTTTCAAAGGATCTGTTATGTTCTCGATTTAAGTAGCTATTTCTGTGAGATATGAATTGTTCATCGTAGTTGGCATCATTGGAGTTTTCTGCAAATGATTCAGCTAACATATTAGCTATTTCTTCCCGATCCGTAGTAATAGAGAGGTCTGGTTTACAAAGAGCGTttatgttatttgcaattaaagaCCCTttgattgattttaatttattccaGATTACTTTTTGAGGAATTGAGCCGTTTAAAGTTGCTAAATAATCAAGCCACGATTGTTTCTTATTTTCTTTGATAGTTTGTCTGGATTTTGCTCTGCATTTTTTGAAAAGTATTAGGTTTTCTGTAGTCTTATTCCTTTTATATTTGTTAAACGCGTGTTTAGTATTTCTTATTGCGGTCTCGCAAGATTTGTTCCACCATGGGACGATATTGCCGTTTCTTATTAAGGGGGTTAGACACCTTTGACAGCCCAAAAATAGACCTCTATTCAAACGCAAATTGTGAAGTAGTAAGTAGAGGTAAACTGAAACTTTTTGTTCCTTTTCAttcattattctatattctttaacaaaaaagaagaaaagtcaAAATAACTTTATCTACATAAAAGTTATAAGTATAAACATAAAGTCGTGTATTCTGTGCAGCATCTGATGGTGAACATTGTTCCAGATGGATGAATTATCTGAAACACAAACCGCAGAAGGTTTTGTAATCTGCAAGACAGTCCCTACCACGTGTCGGAAGCaaaatttggaaaaaaaattaaCACAATTTTTATGTTGAAATATGCCATTTTGTCGCTTTTttgcatgaaaaatattttttatttttttttttatacgattttttcaaaaatttgttcCCTACACATTGTAGGCAATGGTTTCCTGTAtctatttataaattttcatcCAAATCGTTGGAGCGGTTTTGGAGATTTTATGTTCACCGTCTTGAGAAACGTAGTTTGTGGGAAATTACGTTTAAAGTTTGACACGTAGTTTTTCAAACTTTACACGTTAGTAATTGTTACTTACGTATTTTAATCGATGCCAGGCCCACACATTGTACCTTCCCTTGATTGATAGAAATCTTCAACAGCCTTCCTTTTCATTCTGGTTTTGATTCTACCCTCCTTTGTTGAAAGTGAAGCACGGTGATCGGCGGCCGTCACGCGAATATCATTGGACATTTTGCTCCATTTTAAAGACATTGGGccaattataatatttaattgttTTAATATCTCCAATGCGTTCGATGCGCCGTCATTGTATGTTCACACGGCAAAATATGCCGCAATGTTAATTATTTCACTTCCACAAAAAACTGTTTTTGGTGCGATTTTCCAGATCTTTGAATTGAAACTCTCATTTTGATTTTGAGAAAATCCTCCGAGGCACCTCTCAAGAAGTTCTGTTTTACTTAGTTCTTCGTACGTAGACTTTATAGCCACCTGGACATCAGGATGCAGAGGTGCTTTGTGGACAAATATATCCAAAGATCTTTCTGCTTTCGCACGCTGCCATAAGCACCAACTTTCTCTACCTGGAGGACAGTTATCATGTTGAGGATTATCATCCGTTGAACATTTATGATTATAAGTTGCCCAAATAGCGTTCCTCATGTCTATTACTGAATTGCAATTTCTTCTTATTGCAAGTCCATAATTTGTAGTTAATTTGTCTATGAGGTTTGCTGTTAATTTTCCCTTTCCTCCCAAACCTTTGTTCGCCTTTTTGATATTTCGGAGACGATTCCCCATTCGTTTCTGAATATGGCCGATGCACTCTTTTTTTAGAATGCCAACGTCTGGACCGTACGGTTGCGAGTCAAGTAATCCCTTGTAAGTTTTGGAGTCTCCGTCACCTATGTAATTTACGTATTTTAATTGGTATAATGATTCAGATTGGCGAAACATTTCAAttacaccgtccacctccattttTCCGGCACTACCTAGATGATTacgttcacatacttcttcgtgTTCTTTTCGACGATTTTCTGCATCTTCGGTTTTATTTTTATCCAGGAACTTGCAAACGTGACAGTAGGAACTTTTTACAATTATATCGATGACCTTTCCAGTCTTCATTCCAATAAGGGTGGCAACGCCACGGAGAGAAGAAAAACCTCGCTTTTGCCACGTTCCATCTCCTGATACAGCTATTTCGCCTTGGAAATTATTCGCATTTGCTTCAGTCGCTAGTGACTCTTCCATCGCGGCTCGATTCATTGATCTTTTTCCAACCAACTCAGTAGCTATTCGAATATACTTAATTGTAGCGTTATAAAATGTTCCGCTAATACATGTGGGTAAATCCATTATACCACAAAACATTTCGAGTCCAGCGTAACCAATTCCTATAGATCTCATTGCAAAAATGATCCGCCGATTGACTTCGTAGCCATGATTTCGTGTCAAGGGGCAAGAATTGATTGTTCTTTCCCCACAATTTTCgcacattaaaattaatttaaaaccgAGTCCACGTTGGTCTCCTTCCTTGAACGTAACGCTTCTTTGACAAGTTTTGCAGCACAGAAGTTGTGCAATTGTgtcaaaaacaacaaagaaatttaaaattctGTAACTATGACGCGAGTCACATTCGCCACTAAACGCTTCACTACTGTCAAACTTTCTTCTTGATGCACTTGGCACGCC includes:
- the LOC143342632 gene encoding uncharacterized protein LOC143342632 — translated: MEVDGVIEMFRQSESLYQLKYVNYIGDGDSKTYKGLLDSQPYGPDVGILKKECIGHIQKRMGNRLRNIKKANKGLGGKGKLTANLIDKLTTNYGLAIRRNCNSVIDMRNAIWATYNHKCSTDDNPQHDNCPPGRESWCLWQRAKAERSLDIFVHKAPLHPDVQVAIKSTYEELSKTELLERCLGGFSQNQNESFNSKIWKIAPKTVFCGSEIINIAAYFAV